aaattaaaataaaaatatgaatattttattttattttatatataatctgtatatttaaaaaataaaatatttttattttatatatatatatattaatatattgcatatatacaatataaaaaaaaacttaaatgtttttatttatatataaatatttaaacatttaaaaaaaaaaaaaaaaaaaatatatatatatatatatatatatatatatatatatatatatatatatatataaaattttaatatatattttttaatttatatatacattttaatttgatttttatatatatatgaacatgAACCAATAACGTAAACAACAAATTGTAGAATGAGAATGCACGAgtcattatgatttttaactttttttccaacattttcataaaattGTTTAATAGCCACATTCCTGGTGAAGAACTGAACTACCCATAATCCTGACGAGAGATCTGCCAATCAGAAGTCACCGTTACCATGGAAATGAAAATCTTGGCAAGAGTTAAGCAGTGaccgcccactcccatgaagcattgcgaatGATGTAATCACATTGGTCCCCGTACACCCTTAAACTGCTTCTATTTGTGTAAATCTCAGAGTCTATTGTTTTTGTGCTTCATAATCTGTGACTAAAAAGCAGCAGTTTTATATCGTACTGATGTTTCTTATTctcagtgcttcatgggattcTTTAAATATTCCCTTGTCAAAACAGTTTTAGTATGCTGTTgtacttgttttttttctctattttcaTATCCTTTATGCTTCTAAGTTTGTGATTCATCTGAGAGCGGGTTTGACTCATGACTCAGATCTCTTTCAAAAGAATGTTTTGAAACACCTATGAGGAAAGTGAATGAGAATAATACATCCTCCGAATCTCCGATGAACGCAAGTAAATGATGTGACAGACTGCCGGCTGTTAAAAAAGGAACAGGCTTTTCAAAATGTTCCACTCAAACTTCCTGCttgaaaatgaaataatgtcagcacagaaaaaatgcatttgttaaACCACTTGATGAGGTTTTTGAAAGCAGCATGCACTGAATTAACATTTGTATCTGCTTTCACAAATTTGATCTGTATTCTGAACAAGTCTGATGCTAATTTGTCTTTCACTGCCTTTTTGGTACTTTATCAATCTCGATTAAATCTGTATTGAGATGTGCAGTGACATGGGaacatgaaattaattttttctgtGACAACATTGATACTGAACGGCCTACAATCAAGAATCACATGTAGATTAATGGACTCTTTTCACAGACTGATGGCTTTTCACAATTATTCATCAATCtagcaaagttttttttttttttttttttatgaaaatttaaaacactactattttgttgttgttgttttatcttggtattagagctgcacgattctggataaattgaatCACaatctttttgtttaaaatagagatCATGATTCTTCCGTGAGATAACCaaacaaaacatgtaatttactgtAATGTGTAATTTAGGTTCTGACAAAacgttaattgctgcagtctatttaaaaaaaaaaaaaaaaaaaaaaaattgaatgaatgattcagtgactcttaAAGACTTTTCATTACTGGataaatctgtgtttttaaacaaatcgcaaatgaatgattcaatgacaaataagtcacttgtcgccacctactggtgtaacaatgtaatgATACAATCATTATTTCGAGCATCAAGCTACTTTCACAAGGTTGATTTAAAGGTGCTTTTACACGACAACGACgtacattttgtgttttttgcatACAATTTTCCTCGTTCACATGGATCTGCGAaaactaaaaacgctgtattcatgtcaggccagtagatggcaatgtcactttgtaaagaatcACTAcacacctatagactgaacacgttaatatatgtgcatgacgtcactttttacttttttttttgttttttgtttttttgttttacaaattcgcgaatatacaaatattatattcgtttttgtagtttacactgaGATAACTGTATaattttccaaaacatgcacTTTGAATCACTTTTCCAAAGTTTGAGCTTTCAGGCCCCCCAAATGCTGCTAttatgtaaatgaacggccaaaatgcataattgttttagttgaaaaactctattttgatcactagcgtagacatcagtgtttatatccgaagtaaaaaaaaatgtatgtaatcatttaaattatcgtaagacagaaataatgaaTCTGTGTGGCAGTTTGTGAAGCCGTTTCAGACCTaaacatgacaactgctctctctggatcagaacgcagatctgaatgttcgctgtgatcgtacttgtcaaaggtttaatagccGAATCGCTgtactttaaaggtcccgttcttcgtgatcccgtttcaaactttagttagtgtgtaatgttgttgttagagtataaataaaatctgtaaaattttaaagctcaaagttcaatgccaagcgagatattttatttaacagaagtcgcctacatcgaacggccagtttggactacatccctctacttcctcctttaatgacgtcactaaaacagttttttgactaacctccgcccacaggaatacacaaagtattgcgctcccacggagaagagcaagagttgcgtttgtagagtgtgtttgtcgccatgtcgtcgaaacgctgttattttcatcccgcagtccaatcaccgggtctgattccggctcaaattgatagggtaaaattatagacatgtttacaataacactgagcgcgtgcatctccacgttatggtaagaggcgtgacctttccgggcaagatgcgctaaactgctgtcgaatcacaacacaggaaccgctggcacaatcagaactcgttacgtatttctgaaggagggacttcataaaacaaggaagtcatcagcccgtttttatgacagtggaaacagcggtatacagataagtaaatgatgtgaaaaatactgtgtttttttacacgcgaaacatgaacacatgttatattgcacactataaacacaatcaaagcttcaaaaaaacacgaaaaacgggaccttttaagaataaaatcgtgtgggtgtttgaatcaagaTCAAGACCTTTAAATGATTAATCGTACTTGCAGAGATCTAGTTAAAGCTGCTGCATGAGCGTTTCTAATAAAACGTGaatttgacatctttctctTTTCTGACTAATGTAATCAATCTCTGTGGggttttttcttttgctattgagGCAAATGGGAACACACAAATTATGTTTCCATTCACCTCTATAGAAGTTTCCCCAATTATGACGCCTTTTGAGAAGCGCacaaatgtgaaaagggtctatgcGAATCTTAACATGATTGATGGTCATACCTGAAGAAGGTCTAATGcgttctgtctctctctctctcaggtcaAGCACTTGACACGGGACTGGAGAACCACAGCGTACGCCTTGCGTCACTCCAACCTGCTGGAGCTGAATGAAGAGGGCCGTAAGGTGCGACGCAGGTCAACCGTGCCGGTTTTCGCCAGCGAGTCTTTGCCGAGTCGGATGCTGCTGCTCAGCGAACTGAAGCGCTGGCCGGAGCTGGGCGTCGCACTCGGGGGAGACGGCGGTAACGGAGGCGGCGGTCCGACCCAGCAGGAGCGGCTGATGGAGCTTCTCCTGAAGGCGTTCGGAAACTACGGGCCGATCGCCTCCGTGCGGGTTCTCAAACCCGGGAAGGACTTGCCGGCCGATCTGAAGAAGCTGAGCGGGAGATATTCTCAGCTGGGCACCGAGGAGTGTGCCATCGTAGAGTTCGAAGAAGTGGAGGCGGCGATGAAAGCCCACGAGGCGGTCGGCGGCGACGGAGGCAGCCGAGGGCCGATGGGGTTGAAGGTGGTTCTGATCGGCACCAAGCCTCCCAAGAAAAAGGTCCCAAAAGACCGGCAGCGGGACGAAGGCGGCATGCGCAAGAGTCGCTCGCTCAACAGCCGCGTGCGGGAGCTGCAGTATCACGGAGGCGACGACTCCGCCGCCAGCTCTTCGGAAACCGAAAGCAATCCCACGTCGCCTCGCTTGTCCCGCAAGTCGCGCTCCTGCAACAAGCTCAGCCCCACCAGCGCGGGTCCCAACCACCTCAGCCCGGTTGTTTCGCCGCGCTCCAGCCCGTGGAGCAGCCCACGCGCCAGTCCCTGCTCCCAGCGCAAGACGCACCACTCGGGGAAGTCTCCCCTGGCCAGCGAGGGCCGTTTGAGCCCCGAACCGGGGCGGCGCTGGGCGGACTATTCCTCGGACAGCAGCTTGACGCCGTCGGGCAGCCCGTGGGTCCAGCGGCGGAAGCAGGTGGCGAGTCAGGAGAGCAGCCCGGTGGGAAGCCCGATGCTCGGCCGGAAGATCCAGAACGCGGACGGGCTCCCTCCAGGAGTGGTGCGGCTCCCGAGGGGCCCGGACGGCACTCGCGGCTTTCACTGTCCTCCCCCCGGAAAGACTGCGTCCACGCAAACTTGTCTCTAAAGACTCCCGCCGTCGCCCTCGCACTCTCTCAATGCAGTTGTGACCATCTCTGTAGGACTGGCCTGTCTTTTGTAATACCTTTTTCTATATGCTATTTTTGTTAACGTTTTATACATCTTAATTTAACTGATTTCTCATTGAGTGATGGCATCACAACGAGGGAAGCTGTTCCGAAAGAATATAAGTTTTAAATCGCCgccgtgtttttttttttttctgttggcGTCGCTGTGAAGGAGATTCTCCCGGTGTCTGAATCCCGTTGTAAATGTCAGGCATTTGGTTCTGATCTCGGCAACACCACCATATGCCTTTCTGACGATGCTGTGCCACTGGAAATCCCtgaaggaatgttgttttatttgctCTAACTTCATTTGTTTCTGCCTTTAAACATGCTTTTATTTTAGTGACTTGCGGATCAGCTGGGAtctgttctttttttgtttttgtctctgTTCTTGGGTTCGAGTCCTCTCTGCTTCCTCCCAGTGAAAGAGTGTTTGAGGTTTCTGTCCTGAGCACAAATGCCTCGTATCTGCCTTCATCTGAGTGAAGGCGTTGCACGGTCTGCTTCCTTACTGTACAAATAAATCACTACAATCGCAGCTATCTGGGGTATTGCTCATTTCTTTAGATCCAATATTCTCTTGCTTTTGGCAGTTTTGCTTTGCATTTCAATTCGCCGTAGCCTTCGGTTTTCATGCAAATCAGTGGTTCTCCACTGCTTTCGGATTTAACACTGAACATTGGTGGGACAAAATTTatcatacaaaaaatgtttacttAATGCCTAATGCATAAAGCTATTCATAATGTATGTTATAGTGCATCatatcttttcataaataattgtaaccaaagttaaaatgaattatttgcTTGTTACATTTAATGCTTTCTAAAGGTGTTCAATGAATGTTTTATAACcgtggttacaattattcatgagatCATACAATAAGGTGCATTACAAAGCATAATGCATTCAAATTCTTTAtgcattacatatatatatatatataaaggcttGGTATTACAATGAACCTCATAGCCCTGACAATATGCACTGGTATTAACTCAATGTAGACTGAAAGAGGAAAAATGATACTGACGGTTATGTAAATGCATTAGCGGCTGAAGTGTGATTTACCAGACTAACACATTGAACAAACACTGGGCTACATATTGTACTCGAATTAGCTGTATTACCAAGTGACCGATTCATTCGTGCCTAGAGTTTGACATCTAACAAACACTCTCAGAAGCATTTCCTCCTGTTGCACCAATGCATTTTATCCATTCTGTGCAATTTTACCCCTGTTGAGATCTAGATAATGGCTTGTCTTTCACTGAAAAGGTGCACTGCTCTTCTAATAGTAATGTGATGTTTGACTTGATC
The Megalobrama amblycephala isolate DHTTF-2021 linkage group LG19, ASM1881202v1, whole genome shotgun sequence DNA segment above includes these coding regions:
- the larp6a gene encoding la-related protein 6a: MRKRSEVMSAVLNAFLRCVAFLLPPSWLQFCWWVGEASWPNPRARFKHTKPLTYEEVAAQDEAKRVRSSSSDSPAPLPPDPSPWRKFRTLCSAVERFLSAAFDLHKRLGSLCSPFRVAVGSSSSADASGAAEEEAFTAAIMSSSAEQQQPPPDTHLREISAPVTITVAIQAAEDEEPDEEASCNTIELQTGSGSEDELGIHDKSSGAGTSGGELEEESWQPPDPELIHKLVAQIEYYLSDENLEHDAFLLKHVRRNKLGFVSVKLLTSFKKVKHLTRDWRTTAYALRHSNLLELNEEGRKVRRRSTVPVFASESLPSRMLLLSELKRWPELGVALGGDGGNGGGGPTQQERLMELLLKAFGNYGPIASVRVLKPGKDLPADLKKLSGRYSQLGTEECAIVEFEEVEAAMKAHEAVGGDGGSRGPMGLKVVLIGTKPPKKKVPKDRQRDEGGMRKSRSLNSRVRELQYHGGDDSAASSSETESNPTSPRLSRKSRSCNKLSPTSAGPNHLSPVVSPRSSPWSSPRASPCSQRKTHHSGKSPLASEGRLSPEPGRRWADYSSDSSLTPSGSPWVQRRKQVASQESSPVGSPMLGRKIQNADGLPPGVVRLPRGPDGTRGFHCPPPGKTASTQTCL